A section of the Solitalea canadensis DSM 3403 genome encodes:
- a CDS encoding serine hydrolase domain-containing protein: MQKTLIVLLLVFLQSFGAPAQSIQKPVQAKDGIPIGNSTVLDAGIIAKMEAAITDGTFPNIHSVLIAKSNKLVYEHYWPGKDEIWGNYKGIVEHAKDSLHDIRSISKSVVSACIGIAIQQGKIKSVDQRVFEFFPEYEKLDTGLIAGLTIKHLLTMTSGLKWNEDVPYDNAENSEIKMAFSKNQVEFVLSQPMDYPPGKSWKYNGGTTQLLAAIIERTTGKKIDEFAGEYLFKPLGITKFQWTKYPNTNYPAAASGLRLTSRDLMKFGLLYSQKGKWQNKQILSVQWVEDSFKPYTDLPFDGGKYGYQFWIWPTDFQGKTVNMVTAVGNGDQRIFFNSALDVVIVVTAGNYNTWNVQKNALALVREFINPALIKK, encoded by the coding sequence ATGCAAAAAACACTCATCGTCTTATTACTGGTTTTTCTTCAATCGTTCGGAGCTCCAGCTCAATCGATTCAAAAACCGGTACAGGCAAAAGATGGTATTCCTATTGGAAATTCAACTGTTTTGGATGCAGGAATAATCGCTAAAATGGAAGCAGCTATTACAGATGGGACTTTCCCAAACATTCACAGTGTATTAATTGCCAAATCGAATAAACTGGTTTACGAGCATTATTGGCCAGGTAAAGATGAAATTTGGGGAAATTACAAAGGAATAGTTGAACACGCCAAAGATAGTTTGCATGATATCCGGAGTATCTCGAAAAGTGTGGTTTCAGCTTGTATTGGAATTGCAATTCAGCAAGGCAAGATCAAGAGTGTTGATCAAAGAGTGTTTGAGTTTTTCCCTGAATATGAAAAATTGGATACGGGTTTAATAGCTGGTTTAACAATAAAACATCTGCTAACCATGACTTCCGGGCTGAAATGGAATGAGGATGTGCCTTATGATAATGCGGAAAACAGTGAAATAAAAATGGCTTTCAGTAAAAACCAGGTAGAGTTTGTATTAAGTCAGCCGATGGATTACCCTCCTGGAAAAAGCTGGAAATATAATGGTGGCACCACACAATTGTTGGCCGCTATAATTGAGCGAACAACCGGAAAAAAGATCGATGAATTTGCTGGTGAATATCTTTTTAAACCCTTAGGCATTACTAAGTTTCAATGGACAAAGTATCCGAATACTAATTACCCGGCTGCGGCTTCCGGACTTCGCTTAACTTCGCGAGATCTGATGAAATTTGGACTGCTTTACAGCCAGAAAGGAAAGTGGCAAAATAAACAAATTCTTTCAGTTCAATGGGTAGAAGATTCTTTTAAGCCATATACTGATCTTCCATTTGACGGAGGAAAATATGGATATCAATTCTGGATATGGCCTACAGACTTTCAGGGGAAGACGGTTAACATGGTAACTGCTGTAGGAAATGGTGATCAACGGATATTCTTCAACAGTGCATTGGACGTAGTAATTGTAGTTACCGCAGGAAACTATAATACATGGAACGTTCAGAAGAATGCGCTTGCATTGGTCAGAGAGTTCATTAATCCTGCATTAATTAAAAAATAG
- a CDS encoding IPT/TIG domain-containing protein, which yields MKKSFNYIFWCFTLLAVVFTSCKKDDNNYPELQTLTITPLQPGSALFKGSIISTGDLPVADYGFVYGNWSNVDITTGMKVSLGKDAKKGEFTKEVSSIYSSNYDNTIYVRSYITNAEGTAYGKAISAILPRPTASNISPSAAKVGDIVTIFGNFYTTKKEDVSVLFGNKNAKVLDLSTSQIKAEVPSGVLENQCSVYIAFKGSQSILVNGNFIFKPNIIDFYPKSGPLGTIITFTGEHLHTYYYSAQIYFGNTLAGLYSDYNNVYKSTITNVPSDKFKIAYVTEGLRTELPDEFTVNMPKITSISPATALPGQTVTVTGTDFPLTYGECYLEIGNANIYIGNILNSPFTFTVPGIKEGDYTIKLKFGQSSATSTQKLQVKSHSVSSVSPLSGAVGKEITLTGVFVPNLYYYATIGNVQTANNASSSTTLKLTVPYGATIGNSTIKVQYGEQIVTAPGTFEVIPPKITSISPISGVPGTIVTITGAGFDTSTWNTIVKFGTVQTSIISVTENTIKVAVPSNVLPGAMKIAVTTYGQTITSPQNFTLTN from the coding sequence ATGAAAAAATCATTTAATTATATTTTTTGGTGTTTTACGTTACTCGCAGTAGTGTTTACATCCTGTAAAAAAGATGACAACAATTACCCAGAACTTCAAACATTAACGATTACACCACTTCAGCCGGGATCTGCTTTATTTAAAGGCAGTATTATTAGCACAGGAGATCTTCCGGTAGCTGATTATGGATTCGTTTACGGTAATTGGTCAAATGTTGATATAACCACTGGAATGAAAGTTTCTCTTGGCAAAGACGCAAAAAAAGGAGAATTCACTAAAGAGGTATCATCCATCTATTCTTCTAATTATGATAATACAATTTATGTACGATCATACATTACCAATGCTGAAGGAACCGCTTATGGCAAGGCTATTTCCGCCATCTTACCACGTCCGACAGCGTCAAACATTTCACCTTCTGCTGCTAAGGTCGGAGATATTGTAACTATTTTTGGAAATTTTTACACTACTAAAAAAGAGGATGTTAGTGTATTATTCGGAAATAAAAATGCCAAAGTTCTCGATTTAAGCACTTCACAAATAAAAGCTGAAGTACCGTCAGGTGTACTTGAAAATCAATGTAGTGTATACATTGCATTTAAAGGGTCTCAATCAATTTTAGTAAATGGCAACTTCATTTTTAAACCAAATATTATTGACTTTTATCCAAAATCAGGCCCATTAGGGACAATAATTACATTTACAGGAGAACACCTTCATACATATTACTATAGCGCTCAAATTTATTTTGGCAATACTCTGGCAGGTTTATATAGCGACTATAACAACGTTTACAAGTCTACGATAACAAATGTTCCTTCCGATAAGTTTAAAATTGCCTATGTAACAGAAGGTTTAAGAACAGAACTTCCTGATGAGTTTACTGTAAACATGCCTAAAATTACGTCTATCTCACCTGCAACTGCATTGCCAGGGCAAACAGTTACAGTTACAGGAACTGATTTCCCATTAACTTATGGCGAATGTTACCTTGAAATTGGAAATGCAAATATTTACATAGGTAACATTCTAAACAGCCCGTTTACATTTACGGTACCCGGAATAAAAGAGGGAGACTACACAATTAAACTTAAATTCGGACAAAGTTCAGCTACTTCTACTCAAAAACTTCAGGTAAAATCTCACAGTGTTTCATCTGTAAGTCCATTATCAGGAGCTGTCGGAAAAGAGATCACTTTAACGGGAGTGTTTGTTCCAAATTTATATTATTATGCTACAATTGGTAATGTTCAAACCGCTAATAATGCAAGCTCATCAACTACGTTAAAGTTAACTGTTCCTTATGGTGCAACAATAGGCAATTCAACCATTAAAGTGCAGTATGGAGAGCAAATTGTTACTGCTCCGGGAACCTTTGAAGTTATTCCACCTAAAATTACTTCTATTAGTCCAATTTCCGGAGTACCAGGAACAATTGTAACAATTACTGGAGCAGGTTTTGACACCTCAACCTGGAATACAATTGTTAAATTCGGAACCGTTCAAACATCAATAATAAGTGTTACTGAAAATACCATTAAGGTTGCGGTACCTTCAAATGTTCTTCCGGGGGCAATGAAAATAGCGGTTACTACTTACGGCCAAACTATTACAAGTCCTCAAAACTTCACCCTAACTAATTAG
- a CDS encoding DUF2306 domain-containing protein: MTKQLIYHIKTWRISFYIHVFVSTGVLIAGLFQFSTYLIKYKPALHRFLGKTYVFVILFFSGPSGLIMSYYANGGVWAKTSFIILSLLWLISTAYGWYYAVARKWQLHLNMMLRSYFLTLSALTLRTYAYLIVFFNIPLQPKMAYILIAWLSWSLNLLVAEIIIRRRWANRVVSFQMA; this comes from the coding sequence ATGACAAAGCAGCTGATCTACCATATTAAAACATGGAGAATAAGCTTTTATATACATGTATTTGTAAGTACGGGTGTATTAATTGCAGGTTTATTTCAATTCAGCACCTACCTTATTAAATACAAGCCTGCCTTACATAGGTTTTTAGGAAAAACATATGTTTTCGTAATCTTATTTTTTAGTGGTCCTTCTGGTTTAATAATGAGTTATTATGCCAATGGAGGAGTCTGGGCTAAGACAAGTTTTATTATTCTTTCATTACTTTGGCTAATATCAACAGCTTATGGATGGTATTATGCTGTTGCAAGAAAATGGCAGTTACACCTAAATATGATGTTAAGGAGTTATTTCCTAACGCTATCAGCCTTAACACTCCGAACTTATGCTTATTTAATCGTTTTTTTTAATATTCCACTGCAACCAAAGATGGCATATATTTTAATTGCCTGGTTAAGCTGGAGTTTAAATTTATTAGTGGCTGAAATAATTATAAGGAGGAGATGGGCCAATCGGGTTGTTTCTTTCCAAATGGCATAA
- a CDS encoding DinB family protein codes for MKTTLLENLEKSRNYTIQTAQSMPENKFDFKPVDEVWSFKELIHHIAYCIQWMEDNFLKNKEADWAPPSVKGSKSEIIDYINKAYADVTSTIKGVEKLTDAQINGVYAIIDHSTHHRGQAVTYLRCNHIDPPEYVFLA; via the coding sequence ATGAAAACCACTTTGTTAGAAAATCTCGAAAAGTCGAGGAATTACACCATTCAAACAGCTCAATCAATGCCTGAAAACAAATTTGATTTTAAGCCGGTAGATGAAGTTTGGAGTTTTAAAGAGTTGATTCACCACATTGCTTATTGTATTCAATGGATGGAAGATAATTTTTTAAAAAATAAGGAAGCTGATTGGGCTCCACCATCAGTAAAAGGTTCTAAATCCGAAATTATTGATTATATCAACAAAGCCTATGCTGATGTAACTTCAACCATAAAGGGAGTGGAAAAGCTAACCGACGCGCAGATAAATGGAGTTTATGCAATAATAGATCATAGCACTCACCACCGCGGACAAGCAGTTACGTATTTACGATGTAATCATATCGACCCTCCCGAATATGTGTTTTTGGCGTAA
- a CDS encoding DUF1801 domain-containing protein — translation MLREIDQFYLHQNDPVRSCLIALRNYILTFNDQFTETWKYKMPCYCYKGKHFCYLWIDKKTREPYVLLVEGRQIDHPDLEAGDRSRMKILRIKPNEDLPVETLNTIFEQLVRLV, via the coding sequence ATGTTACGGGAAATAGACCAGTTTTATTTACATCAAAATGACCCGGTGCGAAGCTGTCTGATTGCTTTGCGAAATTACATCCTGACCTTTAATGATCAATTTACGGAAACGTGGAAATATAAAATGCCCTGTTATTGCTATAAGGGTAAGCATTTCTGCTACCTATGGATCGATAAGAAAACTAGAGAACCCTATGTTTTGCTAGTGGAAGGCAGGCAAATTGACCATCCTGATCTTGAAGCAGGCGATCGTTCCCGAATGAAGATTTTAAGAATTAAGCCGAATGAAGATCTTCCGGTTGAAACTCTGAATACAATTTTTGAACAGTTGGTTAGATTGGTTTGA
- a CDS encoding cupin domain-containing protein, which produces MQITTTDALKKLDDSKELFLELFKHGTLSVEVYKPVGADFQTPHERDEVYVIISGSGDFYSDGKYYPFKPGDFLFVAAGVGHRFEKFTEDFSTWVIFYGPKGGEQNLVR; this is translated from the coding sequence ATGCAGATCACTACTACTGATGCACTCAAAAAACTTGATGATTCAAAAGAGCTGTTTCTTGAACTATTTAAACACGGTACACTTTCTGTTGAAGTTTATAAACCAGTAGGAGCTGATTTTCAAACACCGCATGAACGTGATGAAGTGTATGTGATCATTTCAGGTAGCGGTGACTTTTATTCTGATGGTAAATACTATCCATTTAAACCTGGTGATTTTCTATTTGTTGCAGCCGGAGTGGGTCATCGCTTTGAAAAGTTTACCGAGGATTTTTCTACATGGGTAATTTTTTATGGGCCCAAAGGAGGCGAGCAAAACCTGGTAAGGTAG
- a CDS encoding HD domain-containing protein, producing MLKEVFENLIENYCHDHQLRLKLWDEIEIAYTSESRYYHNLHHLVSVYHELKAVEDQIYDFDTILFTLFYHDFVYDPLESDNELQSAIVARERLAKVGFPILLIERCYEQIVATHGHHRSVENDTNLFTDADLSVLGKDWSIYLEYGQQIRKEYHAYPDEVYRIGRSKVLKHFLAMERIYKTAHFYQLYEKNARKNMQNELELLMD from the coding sequence ATGTTAAAGGAAGTATTTGAAAATTTAATAGAAAACTATTGTCATGACCACCAGTTGCGCTTAAAACTGTGGGATGAAATTGAAATCGCCTATACTTCCGAATCCCGTTACTACCATAACTTACATCATTTAGTGTCTGTTTACCACGAATTAAAAGCAGTTGAAGATCAGATCTATGATTTTGATACCATCCTTTTTACACTTTTTTATCATGATTTTGTCTATGATCCCCTTGAATCTGATAATGAGTTACAAAGTGCAATAGTTGCTAGGGAGCGTTTGGCAAAAGTTGGATTTCCAATATTACTGATAGAAAGATGTTATGAACAGATTGTGGCAACGCATGGGCATCACAGGTCTGTAGAAAATGATACAAACTTATTCACCGATGCAGATTTGTCTGTTTTAGGAAAGGATTGGAGTATATATCTTGAATATGGTCAGCAAATAAGAAAAGAATATCATGCCTATCCCGACGAAGTGTATAGGATTGGCCGTTCAAAAGTGCTGAAACACTTTTTAGCGATGGAACGCATTTACAAAACAGCTCACTTTTATCAGTTGTATGAGAAAAACGCAAGGAAGAATATGCAAAACGAGTTGGAACTGTTGATGGATTAG
- a CDS encoding helix-turn-helix transcriptional regulator — MEADVHTLYESDFYRILDFKCRCKECGTSKPEYASAFTISFIRTGNFQFNVFRNSHDAHTSRILMNKPGYEHTVTHFHYSVPDECTIFEFKHPFFQLLKEDFKNQFFHNNDLHSLLLNANAELDLLHVTVLQKISLSGTSRLEIDSLVLDIVYQALRIIDNSITIPSIPVRLKKYHLPTVEKAKQYISTFFVDDISLNQIADHCNISVFHFSRLFKLFTGYSPYFYLLNVRLKNAEMLLRSTALPITDVCFSSGFNSIDHFSTAFKQKYHYPPSKIRLV; from the coding sequence ATGGAAGCGGATGTTCACACCTTGTATGAATCTGATTTTTACAGAATATTAGACTTCAAATGTCGATGCAAGGAGTGTGGAACTTCAAAACCGGAATACGCCAGTGCATTTACCATTAGTTTTATACGAACCGGCAATTTTCAATTTAACGTTTTCCGCAATTCACATGATGCGCATACTAGCCGCATTTTAATGAATAAACCAGGTTACGAACATACCGTAACACATTTTCACTATTCAGTCCCTGATGAATGTACCATCTTTGAGTTTAAGCACCCTTTTTTTCAATTATTAAAGGAAGATTTCAAAAACCAATTTTTTCATAATAATGATCTGCATTCCTTATTGTTAAATGCTAATGCCGAGCTTGATTTGCTTCATGTTACTGTTCTGCAAAAGATTAGCCTGTCAGGTACTTCAAGATTAGAAATTGATAGCCTTGTGCTCGATATTGTTTATCAGGCTCTTCGGATTATAGATAATTCGATTACGATTCCTTCAATTCCTGTAAGGCTTAAGAAATATCATTTACCCACTGTTGAGAAAGCAAAACAGTACATTTCTACCTTTTTTGTGGATGATATTTCACTCAATCAGATCGCAGATCATTGTAACATAAGTGTTTTCCATTTTAGCCGATTATTTAAGCTATTCACAGGGTATTCACCTTATTTTTATTTACTAAACGTCAGGCTAAAAAATGCGGAGATGCTTTTAAGAAGCACTGCATTACCAATCACCGATGTTTGCTTTTCATCCGGGTTTAATAGCATCGATCATTTTTCAACCGCTTTTAAGCAGAAATATCATTATCCTCCATCTAAAATTAGGTTGGTTTAA
- a CDS encoding GNAT family N-acetyltransferase, translating into MVDLLRKSEAFISQLSLVAIVDDQIVGYILFSKIYIVDDQGNRTPSIALAPVAVLPQFQKQGIGTQLIERGLSDARVLNFKSAVVLGHPTYYPKFGFVKAEKWSIKAPFDVPSEAFMAIELVENTLQGIAGTVEYPKEFQEVS; encoded by the coding sequence TTGGTCGACTTACTTAGAAAAAGCGAGGCATTTATTTCGCAATTATCGCTAGTCGCCATTGTTGATGATCAGATCGTAGGATATATTTTGTTCTCTAAGATCTATATAGTGGATGACCAAGGGAATAGAACTCCGAGTATTGCTTTGGCTCCGGTGGCCGTTTTGCCTCAATTTCAGAAACAAGGTATAGGCACGCAGTTAATTGAAAGAGGCTTAAGTGATGCACGTGTGTTAAATTTTAAATCGGCAGTAGTTTTAGGTCATCCGACGTATTATCCAAAATTTGGTTTTGTTAAGGCAGAAAAATGGAGCATTAAAGCTCCTTTCGATGTGCCTTCGGAGGCATTTATGGCTATTGAATTAGTTGAGAATACCCTTCAAGGAATTGCTGGAACTGTGGAATATCCAAAAGAATTTCAGGAAGTATCATAA
- a CDS encoding DMT family transporter — protein MKYVYLLLAILFEIIGTSALQASAQFTKWKPSLLVVLGYASAFFFLSLSLRSLQLGVAYAIWSGVGIVIIILAGIFLFKQIPDTPAIIGMALIVIGVVVINLFSKTTSH, from the coding sequence ATGAAATATGTATACCTGCTGTTAGCTATATTATTTGAAATTATAGGCACATCTGCATTGCAAGCTTCGGCACAATTCACCAAATGGAAACCTTCATTATTGGTGGTTTTGGGGTATGCCTCGGCATTTTTCTTTTTGAGCCTGAGTTTAAGGAGTCTGCAATTAGGAGTTGCCTATGCAATATGGTCGGGAGTGGGAATCGTAATAATTATACTTGCAGGTATTTTTCTGTTTAAGCAAATCCCTGATACACCAGCTATTATTGGGATGGCTTTAATTGTAATAGGAGTAGTAGTGATCAATTTGTTTTCGAAAACAACATCACACTAA
- a CDS encoding HmuY family protein, which translates to MKKISTFLLMLMISACIFTACKDDDPPLPDNTVQFEASEQGFGSDKNELEVKLKLARNVETASTLTIELQPSDVVYGTDFTTIPAAASNVITLTIPAGSSTASFKITKAQNIFLSGDESIKFTVKSAGSVLVIGKTASFNLKFSSIVSEGTKLTLSGLAGNEAGSSAGNSVFVDLSNNSQSPVLRKSWDLGFYAGDDFRVIINNTSSALVKVLAKNDLTKVTEADTIGVNLSLNQMAPSPEEFLMLDSYTGDITKTVIPAVSATEAENKVIILNRGTGGAIAARPWYKIRVLRNANGYTLQYARITETAFKTINVSKDALYNFNFVSLETGATPVEPKKNEWDIQWTYSVFKTSFGAGDVPYNFSDLVAINHLGGVKVAEVLTSAVTYDAYAESNIATTTFVSDKWTIGSGWRSTSPSGASLKTDRFYVIKDASGNVYKFKFISFHPNDGGTRGKPVIEYKLVKKA; encoded by the coding sequence ATGAAAAAAATAAGTACATTCTTGCTGATGTTAATGATATCGGCCTGCATTTTTACAGCTTGTAAAGATGACGATCCCCCACTACCTGATAATACGGTTCAATTTGAAGCTAGTGAACAAGGGTTTGGTTCCGACAAAAATGAGCTAGAAGTGAAATTAAAGCTAGCTAGAAATGTTGAAACGGCTTCTACATTGACTATTGAGTTACAACCATCTGATGTTGTGTATGGAACAGATTTCACTACTATTCCGGCTGCAGCAAGCAATGTGATTACGTTAACTATACCTGCTGGTAGCAGCACAGCTTCATTTAAGATTACTAAAGCTCAAAACATTTTCTTGAGTGGCGATGAGTCGATCAAATTCACCGTAAAATCGGCTGGTTCAGTCCTGGTGATTGGCAAAACTGCTTCATTCAATCTTAAATTTTCATCGATTGTTTCTGAAGGAACCAAGCTCACCCTGAGCGGACTTGCAGGAAACGAAGCCGGTTCAAGCGCAGGCAATTCAGTATTTGTAGATTTAAGCAATAACAGTCAATCGCCTGTATTACGTAAGAGCTGGGATTTAGGTTTTTATGCTGGTGACGACTTCAGGGTAATTATCAACAATACCAGTTCAGCCTTAGTTAAAGTGTTAGCTAAAAACGATTTGACAAAAGTAACTGAAGCAGATACTATCGGGGTAAACCTGTCATTAAATCAGATGGCGCCGAGTCCTGAAGAATTCTTAATGTTAGATAGTTATACTGGTGACATCACCAAAACTGTTATTCCCGCCGTTTCAGCTACTGAGGCTGAAAATAAAGTAATCATTCTAAACAGAGGTACTGGAGGTGCCATAGCTGCTCGTCCATGGTATAAAATCAGAGTTTTACGTAACGCCAACGGCTATACTTTACAATATGCGAGAATTACAGAAACTGCCTTTAAAACAATAAATGTTTCTAAGGATGCTTTGTACAACTTCAACTTTGTATCACTAGAAACAGGCGCTACCCCTGTTGAACCAAAGAAAAATGAGTGGGATATTCAATGGACTTATTCTGTATTCAAAACTTCTTTCGGCGCAGGCGATGTTCCCTACAATTTTTCTGACTTAGTAGCTATCAACCATCTTGGAGGAGTAAAGGTTGCTGAAGTTTTAACAAGCGCCGTAACATATGATGCATACGCTGAAAGCAATATTGCAACAACCACTTTTGTAAGTGATAAATGGACCATCGGAAGTGGATGGAGAAGCACCTCTCCTTCTGGAGCCAGCTTAAAAACTGATCGTTTTTATGTAATTAAAGACGCATCCGGAAACGTTTACAAATTTAAGTTTATCAGCTTCCACCCAAATGATGGCGGAACAAGAGGTAAACCTGTAATTGAATACAAACTGGTTAAAAAAGCCTAA
- a CDS encoding tetratricopeptide repeat protein has product MRHISLLIIISFLFFSCKSSKKTEPAFKLTDRTIFNEDSVLLFTNAEGLNKSDADKFFLKGIDTYRNKKNPTKAIQLFKKSIFSKPLAKAYYELGNAYLDVENYKLSVKAYKIAEKLGYKPLSKLLYNTACAYSLQENDTLAIYYLVSAIEFGYNNTKSIFNDKDLSYIRSKWYFKNNVADALSGSGDADKLQWNLFSREFKQLALPLTIDMNYANGFNESQTISYDYEKYINEMRDEKFSREVGKSFYSVGVIKGTNDYKVLIYASRDELYDEETDEAVKNVPTTYYAISLSSSGTLIDKIEIGGRTKLDAPFKVPTINDNSINISLLKLNYEKNPEENGYSNNKIISSEEIESQQYTIAPDGHFIKS; this is encoded by the coding sequence ATGCGACATATATCATTGTTAATTATTATTTCATTTTTATTCTTTTCGTGTAAATCTTCAAAAAAAACAGAACCTGCATTTAAATTAACAGACAGGACCATCTTTAACGAAGATTCCGTTCTCTTATTTACTAATGCCGAAGGTTTGAATAAATCAGATGCAGATAAGTTTTTTTTGAAAGGCATTGACACTTACAGAAACAAAAAGAACCCTACTAAAGCAATCCAATTATTTAAAAAGTCTATTTTTTCCAAGCCTCTGGCAAAAGCATACTATGAATTAGGAAATGCCTATTTGGATGTAGAGAATTATAAATTAAGTGTGAAGGCATATAAAATAGCTGAAAAACTTGGTTATAAACCCCTGTCAAAATTATTGTATAATACCGCCTGCGCTTATTCGCTTCAGGAGAATGATACTTTAGCGATTTATTACCTCGTTTCAGCCATTGAGTTTGGCTACAATAACACAAAAAGCATTTTTAATGATAAAGACTTGTCATACATACGAAGTAAATGGTACTTCAAAAATAATGTAGCTGATGCCTTGTCGGGTTCGGGGGATGCAGACAAATTGCAATGGAATTTATTCTCACGCGAGTTTAAACAACTAGCATTACCATTAACTATCGACATGAATTATGCAAATGGCTTTAATGAAAGTCAAACCATTTCATACGATTATGAAAAATATATAAATGAAATGCGAGATGAGAAATTTTCGAGAGAGGTTGGTAAATCTTTTTATTCAGTAGGAGTTATTAAAGGAACAAATGACTATAAAGTTTTAATTTATGCATCAAGAGATGAACTTTATGATGAGGAAACGGATGAAGCTGTTAAAAACGTCCCAACAACTTATTATGCCATCAGTTTGAGCAGTAGTGGAACATTGATCGACAAAATTGAAATTGGCGGTAGAACAAAATTGGATGCTCCTTTTAAAGTTCCGACTATAAATGATAATTCGATAAACATAAGCTTATTAAAATTGAACTACGAGAAGAATCCTGAAGAAAACGGCTATTCAAACAACAAGATTATAAGCAGCGAAGAAATTGAATCTCAACAATATACAATAGCCCCTGACGGACATTTTATTAAATCATAA